One Arthrobacter sp. zg-Y1110 DNA segment encodes these proteins:
- a CDS encoding AAA family ATPase translates to MNITDPSASNQPIIGLIELPALAETLTRCGVRVVTGPDFRSAATAIRAELTTSGAFPMVVADIPAPGLRAWIDRVQQTAKQQGAPISASVLRNADNPVIVSPNVTELIEPFTVNQLLGSLNLPAIDSPAGNTVFPESFGSQAPGLAMPEFDDLFEEEEDEFPEPIVTPKTVTETPNDDWDVPEKEIPSHSAVNIEPAAPMSDEWDTIAAPAMAPLPAPIDILDDWDTPAPLPAASPAPAPAPAPVVDDWDTPAPAPAAQPLSRREARALAAAPAAEDWDTPAPAPAAPVQPVYRARPEPVRPEPVHYQAPAPAPVAYEAPVRYEAPAPAAPALYGAWEEQELSPLETAPVPPVRSGALAVPARSEVSDAWTAERRPLRDMYDVEDASAIFDNFEASKLAGTGRSAAGLGSFIINFSGKGGVGKSTSSLQMAHVAAAAGLRVILIDGNSGQGDLRTYLRLNRTSLPTIYDAAIRNIRSAVLTPDVINQNREDILGHVNFAFIAAPPDDINDPSVVTNQLYLDVIAFARRNADLVILDTQIIETNDRTGVVSQILLPALVHDAWGMGVTDMSNTGVNNLNGRLRTFIKNGVPQDRLMIMVNKVDPEQEPVAATMPKYFSGVGNYLGTIATDLDVQQDMNAGRINIGSQDLRTLMSRALLRVTGNEAFRADAEFKPEAEVQRGFFAKVFGKK, encoded by the coding sequence GTGAACATAACTGATCCTTCAGCATCAAACCAGCCCATCATCGGCCTGATTGAGCTGCCCGCCCTTGCCGAGACCCTCACCCGGTGCGGGGTAAGGGTCGTGACAGGTCCTGACTTCCGGAGCGCTGCAACAGCGATCCGCGCCGAACTAACAACCTCCGGAGCTTTCCCGATGGTCGTGGCGGACATTCCCGCTCCGGGCCTGCGGGCATGGATTGACCGTGTCCAGCAGACTGCCAAGCAGCAGGGTGCCCCGATTTCCGCTTCAGTATTGCGCAATGCTGACAATCCGGTAATCGTCTCGCCCAATGTTACGGAACTCATTGAGCCCTTTACCGTGAACCAGCTTCTTGGTTCCCTGAATCTTCCGGCTATTGATTCTCCTGCAGGCAATACCGTCTTCCCCGAATCCTTCGGATCCCAGGCGCCCGGGCTTGCCATGCCGGAATTCGACGACCTCTTTGAAGAAGAAGAGGACGAATTCCCTGAACCCATTGTTACACCAAAAACTGTTACCGAAACCCCGAATGACGATTGGGATGTGCCGGAAAAGGAAATTCCTTCACATTCGGCGGTGAACATTGAACCTGCCGCACCAATGTCGGATGAGTGGGACACCATTGCTGCACCGGCGATGGCACCGCTGCCCGCCCCGATCGACATCCTGGACGACTGGGACACACCGGCACCCCTTCCTGCGGCGTCACCGGCCCCGGCCCCGGCCCCGGCCCCTGTCGTTGACGACTGGGACACCCCTGCCCCCGCACCTGCTGCACAGCCGCTCTCCCGCCGCGAGGCCCGCGCGCTTGCTGCTGCACCTGCCGCCGAAGACTGGGACACCCCTGCCCCGGCACCTGCTGCACCCGTCCAGCCCGTCTACCGTGCCCGGCCGGAACCTGTCCGTCCCGAGCCGGTTCATTACCAGGCACCGGCGCCCGCCCCCGTGGCCTACGAGGCACCGGTCCGCTACGAAGCTCCTGCTCCGGCAGCCCCGGCCCTTTACGGCGCATGGGAGGAACAGGAACTCTCTCCCCTGGAAACGGCACCGGTACCTCCCGTGCGTTCCGGAGCGCTGGCAGTCCCGGCCCGCAGTGAAGTCAGCGATGCGTGGACGGCTGAACGCCGTCCGCTGCGCGATATGTACGACGTCGAGGACGCCTCTGCGATCTTCGACAACTTCGAAGCCTCCAAGCTGGCCGGCACAGGCCGCTCCGCTGCAGGGCTCGGTTCATTCATCATCAACTTCTCCGGCAAGGGCGGTGTCGGCAAATCCACCTCGTCGCTGCAGATGGCCCACGTTGCCGCCGCGGCCGGCCTGCGCGTCATCCTCATCGACGGCAACTCCGGCCAGGGCGACCTGCGCACTTACCTGCGCCTGAACCGCACCTCGCTGCCGACCATCTACGATGCCGCGATCCGCAACATCCGCTCAGCGGTGCTTACCCCCGACGTCATCAACCAGAACCGTGAAGACATCCTCGGGCACGTGAACTTCGCCTTCATCGCCGCACCGCCGGACGACATCAACGACCCGTCCGTGGTGACCAACCAGCTGTACCTGGACGTCATTGCCTTCGCCCGCCGCAACGCGGACCTGGTCATCCTGGACACCCAGATCATCGAAACCAACGACCGTACCGGAGTCGTCAGCCAGATCCTGCTTCCGGCGCTGGTCCACGACGCGTGGGGCATGGGCGTGACCGACATGTCCAACACCGGCGTGAACAACCTCAACGGCCGCCTGCGCACCTTCATCAAGAACGGTGTCCCCCAGGACCGCCTGATGATCATGGTCAACAAGGTCGACCCGGAGCAGGAACCGGTTGCCGCGACGATGCCCAAATACTTCAGCGGCGTCGGCAACTACCTCGGCACCATCGCCACCGACCTCGATGTCCAGCAGGACATGAACGCAGGCCGGATCAACATCGGCAGCCAGGATCTGCGCACCCTCATGAGCAGGGCCCTGCTGCGGGTAACCGGCAACGAGGCGTTCCGCGCCGACGCCGAGTTCAAGCCCGAAGCAGAAGTGCAGCGCGGCTTCTTCGCCAAGGTGTTCGGCAAGAAGTAG
- a CDS encoding PD-(D/E)XK nuclease family protein yields the protein MTTITLKPPLLRDKVAWDGKKLVVTDDSLIDSQLRRKALSASTSKSMQSCAARWVGERLLRSDDEDPFAPAPLGTSAHAVLEDLYALPGHQRTMREAEKITVRYADKMWADDPGASDALRAAVKIARSRWIGEVMTAYEGIFVIEDPKSIIVKGREHKIDGVVIRDVPTVGFIDRISEGTVDGVTGLIPEDYKTGKVLNTYFGDDHGDQVRIYGESVRIEFGEMPVAGKVLYTKFGKSRDIDLSKRAMDKTLKVFQLSWKRHNNYMKSQAFPTKVSALCGWCPLVNSCPVAKAEGKKVSEKVADQIPSATDLGIPTLRPGLVVPAPAAVADRLDDDSSDTVTFFPPDEDDHPEEAAALGRAAESAAHIGISGQNPDELSEEEHMAIIEGKPWDTYTKNGELNPISYTAIGVFGIAEMALEELHKAGQPVTGKNVKALAATFRHVIVTAQDEWTGSTSMADAANTRLRGALRSVLATMPMPFGQPKEAWDEWVSKAVKRCSSIVAVAHYVFEGVEDAEPWGNLSTGPTLSVVPEPAAEAAEPEAEKAAEEEPAPVARKARPARRVVKPVPAPAEDETEADEFEEDPKPEPKAKPKPVTITVDDLEFPADDDEDEFAYGA from the coding sequence ATGACCACTATTACGCTGAAGCCGCCTTTGCTCCGCGACAAGGTCGCCTGGGACGGCAAGAAACTTGTCGTCACCGATGACAGCCTCATCGACAGCCAGCTGCGCCGTAAGGCCCTGTCTGCCTCCACGTCCAAGTCGATGCAGTCCTGCGCTGCACGCTGGGTGGGCGAACGCCTGCTGCGCAGCGACGATGAGGACCCCTTCGCGCCCGCACCCCTGGGCACCAGCGCCCACGCCGTCCTGGAGGACCTTTACGCCCTTCCCGGACACCAGCGGACCATGCGGGAGGCCGAGAAGATCACCGTCCGGTACGCCGACAAGATGTGGGCGGACGACCCCGGAGCTTCGGATGCTCTCCGCGCCGCAGTGAAGATCGCCCGCTCCCGCTGGATCGGCGAGGTCATGACCGCCTACGAGGGCATCTTCGTCATCGAGGATCCCAAGTCGATCATCGTCAAGGGCCGCGAGCACAAGATCGACGGCGTCGTCATCCGCGACGTCCCGACCGTCGGCTTCATCGACCGCATTTCCGAAGGCACGGTCGACGGCGTCACCGGACTGATCCCCGAGGACTACAAGACCGGCAAGGTGCTGAACACCTACTTCGGCGACGACCACGGGGACCAGGTACGGATCTACGGCGAGTCCGTCCGGATCGAGTTCGGTGAAATGCCGGTGGCCGGCAAGGTGCTCTACACCAAGTTCGGCAAGTCCCGCGACATCGACCTGTCCAAGCGGGCGATGGATAAGACGCTGAAGGTCTTCCAGCTCTCCTGGAAGCGCCACAACAACTACATGAAGTCCCAGGCCTTCCCCACGAAGGTCTCCGCGCTGTGCGGCTGGTGCCCTCTGGTGAACTCCTGCCCGGTGGCCAAGGCCGAAGGCAAGAAGGTGTCGGAGAAGGTCGCGGACCAGATTCCCTCGGCCACCGACCTGGGCATCCCCACCCTGCGCCCGGGGCTCGTTGTTCCGGCGCCGGCAGCGGTGGCGGACCGCCTTGACGACGACTCCAGCGACACGGTCACGTTCTTCCCTCCGGATGAAGACGACCACCCGGAAGAGGCAGCGGCACTGGGGAGAGCGGCTGAGTCTGCCGCACACATAGGGATTAGCGGGCAGAACCCGGACGAACTCTCGGAAGAGGAACACATGGCAATTATTGAAGGCAAGCCCTGGGACACCTACACCAAGAACGGTGAGCTGAACCCGATCTCCTACACCGCGATCGGTGTCTTCGGCATCGCCGAAATGGCTCTGGAAGAACTGCACAAGGCAGGCCAGCCCGTCACCGGCAAGAACGTCAAGGCGCTGGCTGCAACGTTCCGCCACGTCATTGTCACCGCACAGGACGAATGGACCGGTTCGACGTCCATGGCCGACGCCGCAAACACCCGCCTGCGCGGTGCCCTGCGCTCGGTGCTCGCCACGATGCCCATGCCTTTCGGCCAGCCGAAGGAAGCCTGGGATGAATGGGTGTCCAAGGCCGTCAAGCGCTGCTCTTCCATCGTTGCCGTCGCGCACTACGTCTTCGAAGGCGTTGAGGATGCCGAGCCGTGGGGCAACCTGTCCACCGGCCCGACGCTGAGCGTCGTCCCCGAGCCGGCCGCTGAAGCAGCTGAGCCCGAAGCCGAAAAGGCCGCCGAGGAAGAGCCTGCTCCCGTGGCACGCAAGGCCCGGCCCGCCCGCCGCGTCGTGAAGCCGGTCCCGGCACCTGCCGAGGACGAAACCGAGGCGGACGAGTTCGAAGAGGACCCGAAGCCCGAACCCAAGGCTAAGCCGAAGCCCGTAACGATCACCGTCGACGACCTGGAGTTCCCGGCCGACGACGACGAGGACGAATTCGCCTACGGCGCGTAG
- a CDS encoding HTH domain-containing protein, whose translation MTENTRDVIRGIAAADKRAQPGLINTFISERWGLFKQIAWSLCRNFGVSVDVHGDDFTSMVAEEAYKMLMEHLEDDDELQRVEVWEAMLKLRSRQVVRNYLDREMAPAAEMTSALRRVRLLNQTRDSMRMEMRREPSDREVVESHNDKMRRTRSNAVKQGVIATVEDLRTYRACADVDDHDRAEPIDTEFVLHPVEGPRFIKMLVQRTMEHNKRLGTAAELWLGGLYGTEYPPRISSVEEIADAMGVSRSTARSYIRKIKEYAVTVAQEEFDISGSDV comes from the coding sequence TTGACTGAAAACACACGGGACGTTATCCGTGGCATCGCTGCTGCCGACAAAAGGGCACAGCCCGGTCTGATAAATACATTCATTTCCGAACGCTGGGGCCTTTTCAAACAGATCGCCTGGTCCCTGTGCCGTAATTTCGGTGTTTCCGTTGACGTGCACGGCGACGACTTCACCTCCATGGTTGCCGAGGAAGCCTACAAGATGCTCATGGAGCACCTTGAAGACGACGACGAGCTGCAGCGTGTCGAAGTCTGGGAGGCAATGCTCAAGCTGCGCTCCCGCCAGGTCGTACGCAACTACCTTGACCGGGAAATGGCGCCGGCAGCCGAGATGACCTCGGCCCTTCGCCGGGTGCGGCTGCTGAACCAGACCCGTGACTCGATGCGGATGGAAATGCGCAGGGAGCCCTCCGACCGCGAAGTCGTGGAAAGCCACAACGACAAGATGCGCCGGACCCGGTCCAATGCCGTGAAGCAGGGTGTCATCGCCACAGTCGAGGATCTGCGGACCTACCGTGCCTGCGCGGACGTCGACGACCACGACCGTGCCGAGCCGATCGACACCGAGTTCGTCCTGCATCCGGTGGAGGGGCCGCGCTTCATCAAGATGCTCGTCCAGCGCACGATGGAGCACAACAAGCGCCTGGGCACCGCCGCGGAACTGTGGCTGGGCGGCCTGTACGGCACCGAATACCCGCCCCGCATCTCCAGCGTCGAGGAGATCGCCGACGCCATGGGCGTCTCCCGCTCCACGGCCCGTTCGTACATCCGCAAGATCAAGGAGTACGCGGTCACCGTCGCCCAGGAGGAGTTCGACATCAGCGGTTCCGACGTCTAG
- a CDS encoding J domain-containing protein: MNSYEVLGVRPDATHDEIKKAYRALARRTHPDVGGDAMKPLFLSVTSAWESLSDPDKRAAYDRANGLGHPATPPPAPDPAPRADRRSGPDTHGEAPPESPDFEDFWAGAGPAGAKGPTRDTRPPSAPRKQAPAPAERSWREIFDTTVQRRRRHPLPVAIGVLSAAWAALLIFLGLKELILSGPEGVLPRGSGVLTYAVCWVAGTWHCSRQVRGGTGIGWGPLTAAGVGALTFWALNRAHLGASAAAVAAGLVLSLAVAAWLRRRINLREAGQGPGSPGITSFNRPDESPEEAEARRMTRRVLGELLKTPGTRVLENAPVRGRAVAQIIINGTRVAVVDSRILPDWVHEDLTGDLSVDGAKVIPNIETSIAGDVADVRSNVRSVRGWLIVHPSEKGSADLKPVRGVPVTAASPSEALEQIGAWLAEGPKAGLIDPDLAYRVIRGASPAVR; this comes from the coding sequence GTGAACAGCTACGAGGTCCTGGGCGTACGGCCCGACGCCACCCACGACGAAATCAAAAAGGCCTACCGGGCCCTGGCCCGACGCACCCACCCCGACGTCGGCGGGGATGCCATGAAGCCTCTTTTCCTCTCGGTCACCAGTGCATGGGAGTCCCTCTCGGACCCCGACAAGCGCGCTGCCTACGACCGGGCCAACGGGCTGGGCCACCCTGCGACTCCTCCCCCGGCACCGGATCCTGCTCCGCGGGCTGACCGGCGAAGCGGGCCCGATACGCACGGCGAAGCCCCGCCTGAAAGTCCCGACTTCGAGGACTTCTGGGCAGGAGCCGGTCCCGCCGGAGCGAAAGGTCCGACCAGGGACACCCGCCCTCCGTCGGCTCCCCGAAAGCAGGCACCTGCCCCGGCAGAGCGTTCCTGGCGTGAGATCTTCGACACCACTGTGCAGCGCCGGCGGCGGCACCCCCTGCCGGTGGCCATCGGGGTCCTTTCCGCCGCGTGGGCAGCCCTTCTGATCTTCCTGGGACTGAAGGAACTGATCCTTTCCGGCCCCGAAGGTGTCCTTCCCCGCGGATCCGGAGTCCTGACCTACGCTGTGTGCTGGGTCGCCGGAACATGGCACTGCAGCCGCCAGGTCCGCGGGGGTACGGGCATCGGATGGGGGCCGCTGACGGCCGCCGGCGTAGGCGCACTCACTTTCTGGGCGCTGAACCGTGCGCATCTGGGCGCCTCGGCCGCCGCGGTGGCTGCAGGACTGGTGCTCAGCCTTGCCGTTGCCGCCTGGCTGCGCCGCCGTATCAATCTCAGGGAGGCCGGACAGGGTCCGGGTTCCCCGGGCATCACTTCCTTCAACCGGCCGGATGAGTCACCTGAGGAGGCCGAGGCGCGGCGCATGACCCGCCGGGTGCTGGGCGAGCTGCTCAAGACCCCGGGTACAAGGGTGCTGGAGAACGCCCCGGTGCGCGGCCGGGCGGTAGCCCAGATCATTATCAACGGGACAAGGGTGGCTGTCGTTGACTCCCGGATTCTGCCTGACTGGGTCCATGAAGACCTGACGGGCGACCTGTCCGTAGACGGGGCGAAGGTCATTCCGAATATCGAAACGAGCATTGCCGGTGATGTGGCCGACGTCCGCTCCAATGTGCGCAGCGTCAGGGGCTGGCTTATTGTCCACCCCTCGGAGAAGGGCAGTGCAGATCTGAAGCCGGTGCGCGGTGTTCCGGTTACGGCGGCGTCACCGTCAGAAGCACTTGAGCAGATCGGTGCCTGGCTGGCCGAGGGCCCCAAAGCCGGGCTCATCGACCCTGACCTGGCCTACCGTGTCATCCGGGGCGCCTCCCCTGCTGTCCGCTAA
- a CDS encoding MBL fold metallo-hydrolase — MHCPHGSGLTRSTAIANASASAPLETADGVYLVQGPGSNWVIIRGDKGFTLIDGGYPSDLPLVLGSIKSLGLTPGNALAMLITHAHTDHTGSAQYFSEEFGTPILSSAGEHLSMLGREKFQVTIGSALPYLWRPAVFRWALHAARSGGMTPNDIREAEVWDADRMLELPGSPVPVLTPGHTPGHTAYHLPGSGVLVSGDALVTGHALAHRDGPQMLHPMFHHDLQAARSAVDLLAPAEASVILPGHGPAFHGSTAAFISAAQR; from the coding sequence ATGCACTGCCCGCACGGAAGCGGGCTTACCAGGAGCACAGCCATCGCAAACGCATCAGCTTCAGCACCCCTCGAAACAGCCGACGGGGTCTACCTCGTCCAAGGGCCCGGATCCAACTGGGTCATCATCCGCGGCGACAAGGGATTCACCCTCATTGACGGAGGCTACCCCTCCGACCTGCCGCTCGTACTCGGGTCCATCAAGTCCCTGGGACTGACCCCCGGCAATGCACTGGCCATGCTGATTACGCATGCCCACACGGATCACACCGGATCCGCACAGTACTTCTCCGAGGAATTCGGTACGCCCATCCTCTCCAGCGCCGGCGAACACCTCTCGATGCTCGGCAGGGAGAAGTTCCAGGTCACCATCGGGTCGGCACTGCCGTATCTCTGGCGCCCCGCCGTATTCCGCTGGGCCCTTCATGCAGCCCGGTCCGGCGGCATGACGCCCAACGACATCCGGGAAGCGGAAGTCTGGGATGCCGACCGGATGCTGGAGCTGCCCGGATCGCCCGTCCCCGTGCTTACCCCGGGGCACACGCCCGGACACACGGCCTACCACCTGCCCGGCTCAGGAGTCCTCGTTTCAGGAGACGCCCTGGTTACCGGGCACGCCCTCGCACACCGGGACGGGCCCCAGATGCTCCACCCGATGTTCCACCATGACCTCCAGGCAGCCAGGTCCGCAGTCGATCTGCTGGCTCCGGCCGAGGCGTCAGTAATCCTTCCGGGCCACGGTCCTGCGTTCCACGGCAGCACCGCCGCATTCATTTCAGCCGCACAGCGCTGA